One Clostridium sp. CM027 genomic window carries:
- a CDS encoding YbaB/EbfC family nucleoid-associated protein: MAKGGFPGMGGNMNSLMKQAQKFQKQMEDMQKDLGDKKFESSVGGGAVTAIANGKRQLVEVKIKPEVVDPDDIEMLEDLIMSACNEALKKAEDESSNEMGKLTGGMNMPGMF, translated from the coding sequence ATGGCAAAAGGTGGATTTCCAGGTATGGGTGGAAATATGAATAGTTTAATGAAGCAAGCTCAAAAATTTCAAAAACAAATGGAAGATATGCAAAAAGACTTAGGAGACAAGAAATTTGAATCATCTGTTGGCGGTGGAGCGGTAACCGCGATAGCTAACGGAAAGAGACAACTTGTTGAAGTGAAGATAAAACCAGAAGTAGTAGATCCAGATGATATTGAAATGCTAGAAGATTTAATTATGAGTGCTTGTAATGAAGCTCTAAAGAAAGCAGAAGATGAATCAAGTAATGAAATGGGTAAATTAACAGGTGGAATGAACATGCCAGGAATGTTCTAA
- the dnaX gene encoding DNA polymerase III subunit gamma/tau: MAYKALYREWRPKTFQDVVGQEHVTITLKNQINSERIAHAYLLCGTRGTGKTSTAKILAKAVNCLNSDHGEPCNECEMCKKINAGTAIDVTELDAASHNGVDNIRDIIEDVQYPPQEARYKVYIIDEVHMLSIGAVNAFLKTLEEPPSHIIFILATTDPQKLPITILSRCQRFDFKRIKSADIFERLRKIVEQQGIFVDDNSLKLISRISDGAMRDALSVLDQAISMNDGRVEYDNVIDMLGLVTSESLIKLSESVIDRNIEGAIKVINEIVISGKDIYVFIKDMTTHMRNLLMAKVSENVEDILDMSSENIYILKRQAAKIRVEEIMRNIKILQDAQEQAKWSKQNRIYLELAVIKMCKIEYDTSKEVLLSRINKLEEIIKQGKITVACESVTPRVSEKSSPLKGKTNKKTEIRPVQKHNANSNLTVDIVKKSFKDILDMFKARRHMVIYASLMTGEIVSCDGGVIELGYEKQYAFNKIRLEKEDNRNIIEEIFSESLKEPVKIKYTIESDEIQARSPEDILKETFGEDLVEVLDE, from the coding sequence ATCTTTTATGTGGCACAAGAGGAACGGGAAAAACTTCAACAGCTAAGATACTAGCGAAAGCGGTTAATTGCTTAAATTCGGATCATGGAGAGCCTTGCAATGAATGTGAAATGTGTAAGAAGATAAATGCAGGAACAGCGATAGATGTTACTGAGCTAGACGCGGCATCACACAATGGAGTAGATAATATTCGCGATATAATTGAGGATGTTCAGTATCCACCACAGGAAGCTAGGTATAAAGTTTATATTATAGATGAGGTTCATATGTTATCCATAGGGGCAGTTAATGCATTCTTAAAAACACTAGAGGAACCGCCGAGCCACATAATATTTATATTAGCCACAACTGATCCTCAAAAATTACCAATAACAATACTATCAAGATGCCAGAGATTTGACTTTAAAAGAATAAAAAGTGCAGATATATTTGAAAGACTTCGAAAAATTGTTGAGCAGCAAGGCATTTTTGTCGACGATAATAGTTTAAAATTAATATCAAGAATTTCTGATGGAGCAATGAGAGACGCCCTAAGCGTTCTAGACCAAGCCATATCAATGAATGACGGCAGGGTAGAATATGATAATGTTATAGATATGTTAGGACTTGTAACGTCTGAGAGTCTTATAAAACTTTCGGAAAGTGTAATAGATAGGAATATTGAAGGGGCAATAAAGGTCATAAATGAAATAGTTATTAGTGGTAAGGATATATATGTATTTATAAAAGATATGACCACTCATATGAGAAATCTTTTGATGGCTAAAGTAAGTGAAAATGTAGAGGATATTTTAGATATGTCCAGTGAAAATATATATATTTTAAAAAGGCAAGCAGCTAAAATTAGAGTAGAAGAGATTATGAGAAATATAAAGATACTTCAAGATGCGCAGGAACAAGCTAAATGGAGTAAGCAAAATAGAATTTATTTAGAGCTTGCAGTTATTAAAATGTGCAAAATAGAGTATGACACATCAAAAGAAGTACTATTATCTAGAATAAACAAATTAGAGGAAATAATTAAACAAGGAAAGATAACTGTAGCATGTGAAAGTGTAACTCCTAGAGTTTCCGAAAAGAGTAGTCCCTTAAAAGGTAAAACAAATAAAAAAACAGAAATAAGACCAGTACAAAAGCATAATGCTAACTCTAATTTAACCGTCGACATTGTAAAAAAATCTTTTAAGGATATTTTAGATATGTTTAAAGCACGAAGACATATGGTTATATATGCGTCTTTAATGACAGGAGAAATTGTGTCATGCGATGGAGGTGTAATAGAACTAGGTTACGAAAAGCAATATGCCTTTAATAAAATTAGATTAGAGAAAGAGGATAATAGGAATATAATAGAAGAAATATTTTCTGAATCACTAAAAGAACCAGTAAAAATAAAATATACTATAGAATCTGATGAAATACAGGCTAGATCACCTGAGGATATACTAAAAGAAACATTTGGAGAAGATCTTGTGGAAGTACTAGATGAATAA